The genomic region cattttgggaatattatattatccaTTTGAATTTTGGCTATATTTggatataaacaaaaataatatatcccTAAAAGGAAGAAGAAAAGTATATACTCACTATTTATTCTGTTTAATCATATTcacataaatatgtagTAAACATTTAaccttaattttttaaaggtttccaaatttaatgattttccgaaaaataataaaaacaaaaaaaaacgcaTAAACAGtgtaatgatataaaaaatatcctCAAACTATCCAAACTCAGAATGATCAGTATATCcctataatatatatatatatagcatataatattatatacatttatatatatatattgttgaAACGTGATTAAGTAATTGTAACTAGCAGGGAAAAGATATTATCCCCGCTAATCGTAATAAAATGTCAATTTTGTGTACAATAAGCGGGCAAACGCCCGAAGAACCAGTAGTAAGTAAAACTGggtatatttttgaaaagcGGTTGATTGAAAagcatattaaaaattatggaaTATGCCCAGTAAGTGGAGAAGTACTAACTTTAGATGATTTATATCCaattaaaattgaaaaatttgtaaaacCTAGACCAATTACAGCTACAAGTATACCAGGACTATTATCGATTTTTCAAACAGAATGGGATTCAATGATATCTGAAATGTTTACCCTAAGAACACATGTCAATGATGTTCGAAATCAACTAAGCCATTGTTTATATCAATATGATGCAGCTACTAGAGTAATtgcaaaattattaaaagaaaaaaataattatcaagaagaaataaataatttacgAAACCAAAttttacaattaaaaaatggaaatgatatatttgatGATTTAGAAATGGGAATAAGTGaagatttattaaatgaaatgCAAAATATTGCAAAAGATTTATTAAtgaatagaaaaaaaagaaaagtaGAAAATGTTAACTCACCAAAtgaatggaaaaaaattacaagtACTAACGAATTTAATATTCATTCATCTGTAATACCAGGTGTAACTTGTTTAGCtatagatataaataaattaaaatataattatgacGATGATCATCaaaatcataattttttttcgggAGGAAAAGatggaaatatttattatgtctcattaaataataataaaattatatcaaaattacaaggacatttaaaaaaagttaattCAATTATTTCACATCCATCCAATTCTATATGTATTTCTGGGTCAAACGATAAAACTATTCGAATATGGAAAGGGGACCCAGATACAAATGAATTTGTAACTTCACATGTAATCACAAAACATAAAGATAATGTTCATTCTTTATCATTACATCCTcttgaaaattattttataagcTCATCGAAAGATAGTATTTGGATTCTTCATGATATGGAAACAGGAAAAACTATTAAAACTTGTAAAAGTAGTCCCAGtccttttaaaaatttatcaatACATCCTGATGGAATGATGTTTGGTATAGGTTCAGAAGATtcgaatatttatatatatgatattaaAAGTCAAGAATATAAAGCATCATTAACAGGCCATACTAAATCTATAGAATGCATTTCATTCAGTGAAAATGGATATTATTTAGCATCTATTTCTAAAGATAatacattaaaattatGGGATTTAAGAAAAGCTACAAGTTTTCAAACTATCGAATTAGAAGACACCCCAAAACATATCACTTTTGATTATTCAGGAAAATATCTATCTCTTTCAGTAGGAAAtgatatacaaatatttaatttcgAAACAAAAAACCAAGCAAGTTTAATCACCACACTTTCATCACACACAGATGTAGTTACACAAACATGTTTTGGAAGTAGAACATCATACTTATTATCAAGTTCGATGGATAAAACTGTTAAGCTGTGGAGTTAACCACTccattaattataaaaatatgcatgcTTGTGCCACTTTATATATGGcatgaaataaatgaagaaataaaaaagaggaATAAATTGATGAATCTCTATTACACAACAACCATGCGTATACATTGGCATGCATAATTGAATcacaatttattttatatattgccATGTTATTttatcgttttttttttcactttttcattttgtagCATTCTaccttttaaattttattttgtttttattatacatcATATATGCGCATAATTGTTCATATGCGTAATCATtaccattttatataattataaacttttaattttttaaaacacatataaaaagaaaaatcgCTGACTTAAACAACCAAACAAACCCGTAAACATATATGCAATCCTTCATGGATACTACAATTGTGTAACTCATATttgggaaaaaaaaaaattaattttctataatatttcatcaATTATGTAATTTGATGTTCCATCCAAattatatccatttttctttcgcatttatttttacatttttttattatgtaacttttttacattatatgggtagtatatataaaaatatactttttatttatgtaaaaataatgttttattcttttttcttttgtgTGTGtctacatatattttgtagaaaattttatggaatttaaaaaaagaaattccATGATCCGATGTGtttcaattattattttcggtcttcaaaattatttcgaATTTTAGGAAAAGATTAATTCTTTCTCTTTGGTTctttcaatttttattaaacatAATTAATATGGAATTtttaagataaaaaaatatttgttttactttattattttaattaattttatttattttattaattttatgaattgttcatatttatttatcatttattttttttatttttttttttttgtgtgtgcgttcatatatattttcccaGTTGCACTTATTCCTATACAATTTTCACATTGCttgttcataattatttcattagaTTTTCATAGTTGTCTTTtggtaataaaatattttattaattgtacatattaatatagaaaaaaaaatagctaaaataatacaagtttttttattttatatatgttgtTTATTTGTTTCCTAAAACAACGTTTCTATGAGCTACGTGATTTTGCAAAATTTGCAACcacataatttataattcgatatacaataattttgaaacaaataaaatatactaaatatatattaatctattaaaatatatatttcatttttaaaaaaaaaatagttacacaaagttattataatattacaattgggctttaaataaaatattttataattttgacATTTGTTGTCTTAAGACaataactaaaaaaaatgaagttatgatttatttgctataaattatattttcatttatgtTATCTTGAattgtatacatatataataatttttttgtaaaaaaaatgtgcgTTTGTTTATTTGTTGTTATATCACCATTTTGTAATATCGATTAatatttgttcatattCTTACCTATTTCAAGTATTTTTTcccataaaattatattgaaagtttttaattttgtgaTTGTAATCAAGTAAACCCTCTCCTTGTTAATACACAAATGTACTAAATCGTGATAACAAAAACATAAAGGTAACATTATATCTATTCATTTGTGTGTACTACATATAGttcctttttatataatttaaataggACAACATTCCATTGATTTTGCTATATTAGCAGGTACTTAATAATACACGTGATAATATGAAGAGTGGAACTCCTATGAAGTCATACAATTTAAACATAAACAGTTTGAacgaattaaaaatgaatgatAATACGATATACGAAAATGAAACATACGATTTtgataatgataatgaaacccatgaattttataattcaaaatatatggaCAATAGAAATAGGCAAATTTTCCCTTATGAAACATTATATAACATTGAAGCCGATTTTGGGGATATAGATAAAAcaggaaaaaattatgaaaataaattagcaaatgaaaataatttgatttttaaaaatgaaatgttAAGAAACTTATTAAATAGTTCTCAAAAGGTTAAAGACATGCaaagaaaattaattaatgttgacgaaaaaaattttattcaaGTCTTACCACCAGAATCAAAAAGATTTTATTCCATTCCAAGAGAAATTCCCAATCCCCATgctaatataaaagaagaGAAAGATACTAATTACAgtttcataaataataaaaatccTATCATAGGGAACACAAATAAACttttacataataataaagaatatgaaGGTAATGtagtaataaataaaaataaatatggaaatgtaaataatattgaaaacAAAGGAATTATGacaaataatgataatattttaatacaaaACAAACCAAGTTTAGAAGCAATTCCAAAAGTACATAACCCAGAAATAGGAGAAATAAAAGTTAATAtagatgatataaaaactGGTTTATTGTCATATTATTCAAATGTTTTTTCGTTAGATCATTATGATATAGAAGATagattaaatattttgaaatatggTAAAAAACCAAATGCACCAAatgatattaaatattcatatataaatagacaaaattataaaccAACAAATAGACTATCATTCATCCAATACAATCATGAGCTTAATGCTCCAAACTCTTCTTACCAACACATAAAGCCTGAATATTACTATAATGAAATGAATAGTAATACACAAAAAACATATTCATACAATAATAACCCTAGTAAATATACCCGTAACTTGATAAATGATGGTAGAGATAAATATGACCATGCAGGACAAATTTCTGAGCTTTTAAcaagtttaaaaaataagtgcGAGGATgcaaattttaaaacagAAAATCTTATTTCCCGATTTAATcgtaaatatgaaaatccTGATAGCCGCTTTTGGATCCATAACCTCGTCCCAACGGTAAGATCTTAAAAATAGCAAACTAAACatgaatgaaaataaaaaacaaaatcgTCACGTATCCATGCATTGTAGTAAATGCATTTGTAtgttgatatatatttatcatattgtaaaaattacaattatttatttcatcagCATTTAAGAAAACCCCAATTAGATAATGAAGATGGAATAAGGAGACATTTAGTAGAAACATATTCACAATTGTACAATGAGGCTatgttaaataataaaaaaattacaacacttgaaaaaaaattacatatattaaaactACGAGCTCAAATGtttaaaaatggatataataaaatggaaaCACGTAATGCCttgtaaataaaatcaaaCTATTTCAACAAAACCGGTTTATAATGAGAATCTTCGAACCCACAAAAGAAATTCCGTTCATCctacataataaattttttgtgtgtacatattttataaagttaaaaaataataggaCATAATTAGAggtatatacaaaatatattataacaaaatGTGGGATAATAAAAGGGTACATAATTctataagaaaaaataatgaacaaaataaataacacTGTTTAGTAACATTCATCgatattcataaaaaatatttaattttaaattcttATTCTTTAAacatactatatatatgcataataaaatatatggtCAAAGCTATTTAATTGGTAtggctattttttttttttttttaagagtacaataaaaaagtatttgATT from Plasmodium vinckei vinckei genome assembly, chromosome: PVVCY_04 harbors:
- a CDS encoding pre-mRNA-processing factor 19, putative; this translates as MSILCTISGQTPEEPVVSKTGYIFEKRLIEKHIKNYGICPVSGEVLTLDDLYPIKIEKFVKPRPITATSIPGLLSIFQTEWDSMISEMFTLRTHVNDVRNQLSHCLYQYDAATRVIAKLLKEKNNYQEEINNLRNQILQLKNGNDIFDDLEMGISEDLLNEMQNIAKDLLMNRKKRKVENVNSPNEWKKITSTNEFNIHSSVIPGVTCLAIDINKLKYNYDDDHQNHNFFSGGKDGNIYYVSLNNNKIISKLQGHLKKVNSIISHPSNSICISGSNDKTIRIWKGDPDTNEFVTSHVITKHKDNVHSLSLHPLENYFISSSKDSIWILHDMETGKTIKTCKSSPSPFKNLSIHPDGMMFGIGSEDSNIYIYDIKSQEYKASLTGHTKSIECISFSENGYYLASISKDNTLKLWDLRKATSFQTIELEDTPKHITFDYSGKYLSLSVGNDIQIFNFETKNQASLITTLSSHTDVVTQTCFGSRTSYLLSSSMDKTVKLWS